ATCAAAATTGATGTTAAAGTGTATAAAGTAATCAAGAAAGAAAATATATAAATGCTATTTATTGCATATGGAGGAAATTTAATTATGAAAAAATTATTATTTGCAACAACAGCTGCAGCAGGAATTATCGCTTCTGGTTTTGGAGCTCAAGCAGATGCAAGTGAATATACAAATCAAAATACAAACTATAACTATACAACTACACAAACAGCACAACCAACTCAAACAGCTGAATCAACTGATACATCAAATACTAGCGAAGTGTACAAAGAATTTATCGCTGCTGGTGGAACAAAAGCATTATGGGATAATATCGTAATGCCTGAATCAAGTGGTAACCCAAATGCGGTTAATGAACTAGGCTATAGAGGTCTTGGTCAAACTAAAGAAGCTTGGGGTACTGGTAGCGTTGCAGAACAAACTAAAGGCATGATTAACTATGCTAAAGAACGCTATGGTTCTGTTGAAGCTGCAATTGAATTCCGTCAAGCTAACAATTGGTGGTAAAATTTAATATACGCTCTCTTATGCTATGTGGATTCCCCACATAGCATTTTTTTATGAGCAAATATTTTTTGACAAACTGACACAAGCATATTATACTTTACTTGTATCCAAATTAAATACAAGTGAGGTCTTTTTAAAATGAAAATAGGCGTAATCGCAGCAAATGGTAAATCAGGTAAACTCATTACAGAAGAAGCTGTAAATAGAGGCTTAGATGTTACAGCAATTGTACGTAAAGAAAATAAGACAGTTGCACCCCAATCAATTATTAAAGATATTTTTGACTTAACAACTGAAGATTTAACACCATTTGATATCGTTGTTGATGCTTTTGGTGAATTTAGAGAAGATAAACTTCATTTACATCAAGACACAATACAACATTTAAGTGATATTTTAGCTCACACAAACACAAGATTGATTGTTGTTGGCGGCGCTGGTAGTTTATATGTTGATGATCAATTAGAAACACAACTGTATAACACAGCTGACTTCCCTGAAGCATTTAAACCACTTGCAACAAGCCAAGGTAAAGCGCTTGAAGAACTTCGTAAGAGAGATGATGTACGTTGGACGTTTATAAGCCCAGCAGCTGAATTTATAGCTGACGGCAAAAGAACTGGAGACTATATTTTAGCTGGCGAACAATTCACTTTAAATAGTAAAGGCGAAAGTAAAATCAGCTATGCCGATTATGCGATTGCATTAATAGATGAAGCAACTGAAGGTACACACATACAAGAAAGAATTTCAGTCGTTTCAAAATAATTCCTATTTCCTATCGCAATTATCATCTCTCAAAGTTATAATAAATAATGAATCCAAGAGGTGATAAAGCGTGAACACACAAATATCGGTTGCAATTCATATACTTTCATTGCTATCAATCAACGAAGAACCAATTTCAAGTAAATTTATAGCAGGTAGCATAAACAGCAATCCTACACTCGTAAGAAAAATATGTAAATATTTAAGAAATGGCAATTTAATAGAAAGCCAACAAGGTAAATCAGGTTATAAACTATCCAAGGCAGCCGATCAAATCGCTTTAGGAGACGTATACCGTCTTATACAAGAAGAAGATCATTTCGCTAAAATACACCAAGATACAAACCCAGATTGCGTAATCGGTAAAAATATACAAACTGCATTAGATGAAATTTATACTAACGTAGATTTAAAAATCATAGAAGAACTCAATACAACAACAGTAAAAGACTTAGCAATGAAAATGGCTAAGTAGAAAAAAGGTTTGGGACATAAATCCCAACTTAAAATAAATCACCCAATCCGTTAGAATCATTTTCGGATTGGGTGATTTTATATTTCTGATTTTGTAAAGTGCTGACGCCCGGGGGAATAGTATGAGTGAGAGACTACAGGCTCGAGCCATACCCCAGGCAAGCATGCACTTTACAATATCATTATAGTTTAGGACATTTATGTCCCAGACCTTTTTTCGTATTCCTTTAATTATAAAAAGCCAAAAATATTACGATATGTACTAAATTATTTAAACCGTGACAAATCATCGCTATTTCGATTCGATTGGTGATTAAATATAACCCTCCAAATATTAAGCCTAACGCAAGATATATCGTAAATTCTCCAAAGCTTGCTGGTCCGTGAATAAGTCCAAACAAAATACTGGATACAATTAAACCTAACAACAAATGGCCTTTGAACATTCCTTTTAATATAAATCCTCTAAATATCAATTCTTCAAAAATTGGTCCTAAAATCACAAATATGATGATAGATACATAAAGTGGATAAGTATTTAAATCATCATACACATCCATTTGGTTATGTGGTTGGCCTATGATCGCTGAAATCGACCAGTATATTGCAAGGGATATGGATGCAGCTATTAGTGCATATAAGAGATACTTTTTTTCAATAGACTTATGCTTAATCAAGTTAAATTGAAACTTTAACATTAAATACATCAGCAAAAATAGTAGTACTATGCCAAGAACAAGTACAAACCAATTACTCGCTAACCCTATTGATGTATATGTTCCCATGCATATAACAGTGAGCAGTATTGATTGCCATAATACGTGTTTATATTGTTGCTTTGATATTGGATCATAATCTTCCCAAAATTTATTGATATTCATTGATTTTCCCCATTTAAATAATTCTTGATATTATTTATAACAATATATGTATTATAGCAAGAATTTAACTATATTGACGACTATAATTTATGAGATATAGATTTTATAACTTAGGCATGACTGTCTAACATTTTCTTTTAAAATAAGCTATATTATATATATAAGACTTTACTAGATGGGTGGTATATTCATGAATTATTTTTTAGTTAATAATCTTGGCAACAAACTAACAAGCATTGAAAAATCAGTTATAAACAGATTTAAATTATTTCATTCAAATAAAATTGATTCACACATTATAACACTTTCTTGGAACCCTCATTTACATAAACACTCAAAAATCTTTGGCATTAACAATAATATATTTTCTATGTTCGACTTCTTCCAAGAAGCAAGACATATTCACATTAATACGATTAAAGACTGGATTGAATATTGGAAATGCGAACAACAATATGAAATTAAATATATACCCAATACACATGATGTTCGTGTATTTTCGAATGGCACTAGAATTATATATGCCAGTTTTCATGATTCCGAATACAAATATTTAAACTACGTAAATTATTTCGATTCTAAAGGGAGAAAAATTAAAAGAGAACATTATGATTCACGAGGATTCCTAAGTCGCATCAAATATTTAACGACGAAAGAAAAGACTGTTCATGAATCTTATTTAACGCCAAAAGGTGACGTTAAATTGGAAGTTTATTATGATCCTGAAGCTGAAAAAGAGCGCATCACGAGAATTATACTTAATAACTTTCATAATAGAGATTACACTTTCGATAATAAAAACGAATTAACGGCCTTTTTCTATGAAAATTTATATAAAGATGGCGATTTATTTTTTAGTGACAAAACGGGATTCACGTCCCCACCGTTTTTATTAACAGATTCTAAAATACCTGTCATCTCTGTTTTGCATAGTACGCATGTTAAAAATAATGATGATATTGAAGGGTCAGACACTAAAAATATTTATAAATCCGTATTTTCAAATTTAAATCGATTTTCAGGTATCATCGTATCTACAAAACAACAAAAAATGGATATTGAACGCCTTATTCATTCATCAATACCAGTATTTAATATCCCTGTTGGATATACTGAGCATTCAACATTACCCAATGTTCAAACGTTACCAGAAGGACCTATAAAGTTAATGTCTATTGCAAGATATTCACCAGAAAAACAACTCGATCATCAAATTCGACTCGTGAGTAAATTAAAAGAAGACTTCGACCAAATTGAATTACATTTATTTGGTTTTGGCAAAGAGCAAAAGAAACTAGAAGACCTAGTTAAAACATTAAATTTAGAAGATAACGTAAAATTCCGAGGATTTATTCCTGATTTAACAAGCGAAATGCATTCGTCACATGTCAGCCTCATCACAAGTAATATGGAAGGATTTTCATTAGCTTTACTCGAATCCCTTTCAAATGGTCTGCCTGCTATTAGTTACGACATTGCATATGGACCGAGCGAACTCATTATAAATGATAAAAATGGCTATCTCGTGCCTAAAAATGACGAAGATAAACTATACGAAACTGTTAAGACTTTCTTAAATAATCCAGAACTTCAAAAATCATTCAGATCTGCCAGCATCATTGAAGCACAAAAATATTCACAAGATGAAGTAATCAAAAAATGGCATAACTTATTTAACGTCATAAAATCATAAATTATTTGTAAATATGAGGTGTAGAGAATTTACCGTCTTGGTTGATAGAATATTAAAGAACTCTTCATTAGGTTATCGCCTAGTGAAGAGTTCTTTTCATATTAAATATTACGATTTTGAATGATTGTTACGGCCAAAGCGCACGAAGACTCAAAAGATATCGTGCGTTTCTGGTAAATTCTGGGTAAAGCGCACGAAGACTCAGAAGATATCGTGCGTTTTTGGCAAAATATGGATAAAGCGCACGAAGACTCAAAAGATATCGTGCGTTTCTGATGAAGATTTCTACTCGTCATTATTTCATTGGTACTTTCAAATAAAATGTTGTACCTACATCTACTTTACTCTCAACTTCTAACTGTCCATCCATTTGATGTGCGAGATTTTTAGCTATATAAAGCCCTAAACCAGAGCCTCCTGTATCTTTATTTCTTGATGCTTCTACACGATACGTTCTATCAAAGATACGTTTTAAATGTTTGTCAGCTATACCTGGTCCATCATCTGAAACAGCGATACAAACATAATCATCCGCTTCTTTCCTTACTTTAATTTCTATTCTTGAACCTAACTGTGTAAACTTGAATGCATTGTCGATAATATTTATTAAAATTCGTTCCAGTGGTATTCTATATTGTTTGATCGACGTGATTTCTTCGCACAGTTGTACATCTATTGTTCGATTTTCATTTGATAATTGTCGTTCGTAAGATTGTAAAATCGTCACAAAAAGTTTGTCTAAATAAATCGTTTCTAGTTTATATGTTTCAGATTGATTTGTATTGAGTTCCATTACACTTGTTAATTCATCAAACATAAATGATATGCGTTGTGCTTGCTTAATTAAGACATCATAAGCTTTTTGTTGTTCATCGGAGTTAGTAATAATACCTTCTTTCAAACCTTCTGCATAAGAAGTGATACTTGCTAAAGGTGTTTTTAAATCATGTGTTAAATTTTGTACCATTTCAC
This portion of the Mammaliicoccus vitulinus genome encodes:
- a CDS encoding NAD(P)-dependent oxidoreductase, giving the protein MKIGVIAANGKSGKLITEEAVNRGLDVTAIVRKENKTVAPQSIIKDIFDLTTEDLTPFDIVVDAFGEFREDKLHLHQDTIQHLSDILAHTNTRLIVVGGAGSLYVDDQLETQLYNTADFPEAFKPLATSQGKALEELRKRDDVRWTFISPAAEFIADGKRTGDYILAGEQFTLNSKGESKISYADYAIALIDEATEGTHIQERISVVSK
- a CDS encoding Rrf2 family transcriptional regulator, with protein sequence MNTQISVAIHILSLLSINEEPISSKFIAGSINSNPTLVRKICKYLRNGNLIESQQGKSGYKLSKAADQIALGDVYRLIQEEDHFAKIHQDTNPDCVIGKNIQTALDEIYTNVDLKIIEELNTTTVKDLAMKMAK
- a CDS encoding CPBP family intramembrane glutamic endopeptidase; this translates as MNINKFWEDYDPISKQQYKHVLWQSILLTVICMGTYTSIGLASNWFVLVLGIVLLFLLMYLMLKFQFNLIKHKSIEKKYLLYALIAASISLAIYWSISAIIGQPHNQMDVYDDLNTYPLYVSIIIFVILGPIFEELIFRGFILKGMFKGHLLLGLIVSSILFGLIHGPASFGEFTIYLALGLIFGGLYLITNRIEIAMICHGLNNLVHIVIFLAFYN
- a CDS encoding glycosyltransferase gives rise to the protein MNYFLVNNLGNKLTSIEKSVINRFKLFHSNKIDSHIITLSWNPHLHKHSKIFGINNNIFSMFDFFQEARHIHINTIKDWIEYWKCEQQYEIKYIPNTHDVRVFSNGTRIIYASFHDSEYKYLNYVNYFDSKGRKIKREHYDSRGFLSRIKYLTTKEKTVHESYLTPKGDVKLEVYYDPEAEKERITRIILNNFHNRDYTFDNKNELTAFFYENLYKDGDLFFSDKTGFTSPPFLLTDSKIPVISVLHSTHVKNNDDIEGSDTKNIYKSVFSNLNRFSGIIVSTKQQKMDIERLIHSSIPVFNIPVGYTEHSTLPNVQTLPEGPIKLMSIARYSPEKQLDHQIRLVSKLKEDFDQIELHLFGFGKEQKKLEDLVKTLNLEDNVKFRGFIPDLTSEMHSSHVSLITSNMEGFSLALLESLSNGLPAISYDIAYGPSELIINDKNGYLVPKNDEDKLYETVKTFLNNPELQKSFRSASIIEAQKYSQDEVIKKWHNLFNVIKS
- a CDS encoding HAMP domain-containing sensor histidine kinase, giving the protein MLTIRTQIMTAFISSIVLTTLILAFAYKWMWFDANTTLLLTVSAIISSCLTTFICILFINPLVKRIRLMNKQTKLIAKGNYNEKKLKIDSPKEMKELSDSFNTMAHNIEAQIEQVKHEQLEKSEMVQNLTHDLKTPLASITSYAEGLKEGIITNSDEQQKAYDVLIKQAQRISFMFDELTSVMELNTNQSETYKLETIYLDKLFVTILQSYERQLSNENRTIDVQLCEEITSIKQYRIPLERILINIIDNAFKFTQLGSRIEIKVRKEADDYVCIAVSDDGPGIADKHLKRIFDRTYRVEASRNKDTGGSGLGLYIAKNLAHQMDGQLEVESKVDVGTTFYLKVPMK